GTCTGTCACCTAGTGCCACCTGTCCTGAGCGCGCAGAGTTGTCGCCATGGCAACCTGAACTACGCAACAGCCTTAGGACCTGGGTCCTCTCTTGGCTGGGGTCCGGGCGTCCAGGGGGCGCGGGGCGGAGCCTCGGCCGGAGGCGGTGCCCGCGGCGGAGGGGCGGAGCGCAGCACGGAGCGCCTGGGCCCGGCGCGGAGGCTCGGCGGGGCCGGCCGGCGCGCTGCATCTGGCCGGCCGGGTAAGCGCGGGATGCGAACGGCGGGACAGCAGGAGGCGGGTGGCTGAGCCAAGCGGGTCGGCAGAGCTGGGCGGTAGGCGGCGGCGGCAACGGCAACGGCAGCGGCAGCGgtagcggcagcggcagcggtaGCGACTGCCAGTGGGCCTATACTATTCCCGCCCCCAGGCTGCAGGCCGTGGGCTGGGCAGGGGCAGCTGCATGGCGGCGGGACCAGGCCCAAGCCCCACTGGGGAAACCTTTAGTGGGAAAAGACAAACTGAAACGCAACCTGCTGGGAGCCATTAGACCCTCCTCAACGGGGTTGAGGAGGAGAGGACCCTCCTTCGCCTCAGCCTCTCCTTTGGAGATGCTAAGAGGGTATCTTGCAAAgcgtcagagagagagagagagagacaggcatttTAGGGCTTGGAGGCCCTGAATCTCTCTCTGGTGTGAGGCTTGAACAGGGGGCAGGGTTGCTAGGGCATTTGGGCCTGGCGTGGGAGACTCAGGCCAGGTGGACCTGGGCTGggtctctgggaacatggctagggcagagtgtgggggaggggtcgTAAGGCTTGGGTTCTGGCTTTCTGAAGGCCGGGCACTCCTCTCTTAGCGGTTGGGGTCTGTCCCATTACCAATTGGCTCGTGACATTTGGTATTTGACAGTGACCGAGCAAGGGAGCGATGGTGTGCAGATGATGGAATGGGTTGGCCAGCAGCAGGCTATTCGGCCTGGACAATTGCTAAGAGGAAGGGAATTCTCAGGTtttggctgtagccaatggagTTCCAGGTGGGCAGGGGTGGGTCCAGCCTGTGCGTCCTGGGAGAGGAGTACCTACCAGTGGGAGTGAGAGTGGGTGTACCTGACAAGGAGGAGCCCTGCTGTGGGCAGATGACTCCTAAACACCTTATAGAAGCGCACTGAGAACCCCAGGGGTGAATGGAAGAGGCAGAAGCTGAGATGGAGTTTGAGGGTTACTGTGGTGTCACCAGGAGCAGGTTGAATGCATCGCTGTCATGGGTGACACTAAATTTTATGTCTTTGTCTAGACAGGACAGTAAACAGAGCCCTTGTGCCAGGTGCTTTGGAGGAGAGGCCTTGATTGGAAGTGGCTTTGGGTTGGGTGGTGTGAACAAGCTCAGATATCAGGACGCACAATCTGGCCATCTGAGTACCACAGACATGACAGCCAGTGCCAGGAACATAGGGAGAGACTAAATCCCACTGATGGCTTTCCTGAGGTTGGCCCTGCGATCAGAGGAGCTGGAGGTGCAAGTGTGCTAGGCCAGAGAGGGTATAGCAGGAGGTGTGGTCAGGAGGAAAACACTTCTGGGGCGATGGCTAGCAATGGTGGGTCAGGGAAGAGAATAGTCTGTTTTGCCTTAGCCTAAGGAAGGGGAGCGATTGACTGTGGATACAAGAAAAAGGGGGTGCTGGTGGTGCAAAAAAAAAGTCATAGGCATGAGGGACTTGTAGGATGGATATCTCAGGATTTGAATGACCGTCCATCTAGGATCAGAAAACTTGCTCAGTGCCTTGTCCCCAGGGTGGGACCTGGGTCTTCAGTTCTCCTGTGCGGCTATTTCAGCGCATCTCCAGAAGATGCCCTGAAGCTCTAAAGAAGCGGCCTAAAGCCGCCAGCCGGGGCATTGTGGTTTAGGCTGCCAGAGCTAGGAGAGAGGGAGGTGTGGGTCCAGCCGCGACAAATCACCAGGGCATTTAGAATGCGAGTGGCGGCGGGGAGAAACCACTTCCGTTCCGTTTCCTTCCAGGCGGTGGCGGGAATGAGATCGGTCCCTCAGGTGGGGCCGCAGCGCCCTCTGGAGGCCCAGTTCAGGGTTTCCAGGTCTCCGGTGCTAGCAGCGGCGCGTGCGTGCGTCCAAGGAGGCCTCCCGCACCCGGCAGGGGGACAGCACCATGCGCAGGAAACAGCTAGGCTTGGGAAGGTTGCCGTGCGCCCTACCAGTCCCAACCTCGGTGCCACTGGCCACCACAATCAGACTTGTCTTTGGTCTTTCCCAGGTTCCGAGCTCGCCGGCCGGGAGCAGCAGCGCTCTCCGGGCAAGTGGACAAGCCCCGCGCCCCGCTGCGCTGCGCCATGCCGGAGGGCTGAGCTTTGGGGCCCGCTGCTCTTTGGGACACAGCAGGACCTCGTCCCTTGGCGCCTTGGGACTGCGCGCGCCAGGGCGGAGCCCGGGCCGCTGACCATGGTGCTGCCTCCTCCAGACCGGCGCCACGTGTGCCTGACCACGCTGGTGATCATGGGCAGTATGGCCGTCATGGACGCATACCTGGTGGAGCAGAACCAGGGCCCGCGCAAGATTGGCGTGTGCATAATTGTGTTGGTAGGCGATGTGTGCTTCCTGCTGGTGCTGCGCTATGTGGCCGTGTGGGTGGGGGCCGAGGTTCGCACGGCCAAGCGTGGCTACGCTATGATCCTCTGGTTCCTCTACATCTTCGTGCTGGAGATCAAGCTCTATTTCATCTTTCAGAACTACAAGGCTGCGCGGCGCGGAGCGGCCGACCCAGTGGCTCGCAAGGCGTTGACACTGCTACTGTCTGTGTGCGTGCCAGGCCTGTTCCTGTTGCTTGTGGCACTAGACCGCATGGAATATGTGCGCACCTTCCGAAAGCGCGAGGACCTGCGGGGCCGCCTCTTCTGGGTGGCTTTGGATCTGCTGGATCTGCTGGACATGCAGGCCAACCT
The nucleotide sequence above comes from Mus musculus strain C57BL/6J chromosome 12, GRCm38.p6 C57BL/6J. Encoded proteins:
- the Tmem121 gene encoding transmembrane protein 121 isoform X1, which codes for MVLPPPDRRHVCLTTLVIMGSMAVMDAYLVEQNQGPRKIGVCIIVLVGDVCFLLVLRYVAVWVGAEVRTAKRGYAMILWFLYIFVLEIKLYFIFQNYKAARRGAADPVARKALTLLLSVCVPGLFLLLVALDRMEYVRTFRKREDLRGRLFWVALDLLDLLDMQANLWEPPRTGLPLWAEGLTFFYCYMLLLVLPCVALSEVSMQGEHIAPQKMMLYPVLSLATVNVVAVLARAANMALFRDSRVSAIFVGKNVVALATKACTFLEYRRQVRDFPPPALALELQPPPSQRNSVPPPPPLHGPPVRPHGPSPTRDALDT